In one window of Pseudodesulfovibrio sediminis DNA:
- a CDS encoding aspartate aminotransferase family protein produces the protein MSNTFDAIVKRENSLLCNTYGRYPLAVSKAKGCRLYDLDGVAYHDFLAGIAVCSLGHSREDLAEVMAEQARKMVHVSNLFYQEPQLDLAEKLLNTCAADKVFFCNSGAEANEGAIKLARRYMHSVKNDDRHEVITLEKSFHGRTLSTLTATGQSGPIKDGFNPLPKGFVTVPFGNVNALRGAINAQTAAIMIEMVQGEGGVRPLPSDYVNDIVALCKENGILLIVDEVQTGLCRTGKMWAHQHYGITPDIFTSAKALANGLPMGAVMCTDEVAKGFAPGSHATTFGGGAVVSAVASKVLDIMVTEKLAERAWDMGEFAKAEAQKVMAKHPDKIAGTRGLGLLFGIELTFNGADVWKALLENKMVCNLTQGNILRLVPPLTIEKEDIVTFMEVLDSILSSVEIDPA, from the coding sequence ATGAGTAATACATTTGATGCGATAGTAAAAAGAGAGAACAGTCTGCTCTGCAACACCTACGGACGCTATCCTTTGGCAGTGTCCAAGGCAAAAGGCTGCAGGCTGTACGACCTGGACGGCGTTGCATATCACGATTTCCTGGCCGGGATCGCGGTATGCAGTCTGGGGCATAGTCGGGAAGACCTGGCCGAGGTCATGGCTGAACAAGCCAGGAAAATGGTCCATGTTTCCAACTTGTTTTATCAGGAACCGCAATTGGACCTGGCTGAAAAGCTCCTGAATACCTGTGCCGCAGACAAAGTCTTCTTCTGTAACTCCGGGGCGGAAGCCAATGAAGGAGCCATCAAGCTCGCACGTCGCTACATGCATTCGGTCAAAAATGACGATCGGCATGAAGTGATCACGCTTGAAAAATCCTTCCACGGCAGAACTCTGTCCACCCTGACCGCCACAGGACAGTCCGGCCCTATCAAGGATGGTTTCAATCCGCTGCCCAAGGGTTTTGTGACCGTGCCTTTCGGCAATGTGAACGCCCTGCGTGGTGCAATCAACGCACAAACAGCTGCCATCATGATCGAAATGGTCCAGGGTGAAGGCGGCGTACGCCCCCTGCCGAGCGATTACGTCAACGATATAGTCGCGTTATGCAAGGAAAACGGCATTCTGCTTATCGTCGATGAAGTGCAGACCGGGTTGTGCCGCACCGGAAAGATGTGGGCGCACCAGCATTACGGAATTACGCCGGATATCTTTACCTCTGCAAAGGCCCTGGCCAATGGCCTACCCATGGGGGCGGTCATGTGTACCGATGAGGTTGCAAAGGGGTTTGCCCCTGGCTCTCATGCCACCACATTCGGTGGGGGCGCGGTCGTGTCTGCCGTGGCATCCAAGGTGCTTGATATCATGGTAACCGAAAAGCTCGCTGAACGGGCCTGGGATATGGGGGAATTCGCCAAGGCCGAAGCACAAAAAGTCATGGCCAAACATCCTGACAAGATTGCCGGGACACGTGGGTTGGGGCTGCTTTTCGGCATCGAATTGACCTTCAACGGCGCAGATGTCTGGAAAGCCCTTTTGGAAAACAAGATGGTGTGCAATTTGACTCAGGGAAACATCCTGCGCCTTGTACCGCCTCTAACCATAGAGAAAGAGGATATCGTCACCTTTATGGAGGTACTCGATTCCATTCTTTCTTCTGTTGAAATCGACCCGGCTTGA